A genomic region of Echeneis naucrates chromosome 24, fEcheNa1.1, whole genome shotgun sequence contains the following coding sequences:
- the ehd3 gene encoding EH domain-containing protein 3, which yields MFSWLGTDDRRKKEPEVFQTVSDGLKKLYKTKLLPLEESYKFHEFHSPALEDADFDNKPMVLLVGQYSTGKTSFIRYLLEQDFPGMRIGPEPTTDSFIAVMHGDTEGVIPGNALVVDPKKPFRKLNAFGNAFLNRFVCAQLPNPVLESISVIDTPGILSGEKQRISRGYDFAAVLEWFAERVDRIILLFDAHKLDISDEFSEVIKALKNHEDKIRVVLNKADQIETQQLMRVYGALMWSLGKIVNTPEVIRVYIGSFWSHPLLIPDNRKLFEAEEQDLFKDIQSLPRNAALRKLNDLIKRARLAKVHAYIISSLKKEMPSVFGKENKKKELIGSLGDIYKRIEREHQISPGDFPNLKKMQDQLQAQDLTKFQPLKPKLLEAVDDMLANDIASLMVLVRQEETQRPNPVVKGGAFDGTLDGPFGHGYGEGAGEGIDEAEWVVARDKPAYDEIFYTLSPVNGKVTGANAKKEMVKSKLPNTVLGKIWKLADIDKDGMLDDEEFALANHLIKVKLEGHELPSDLPAHLVPPSKRKIPE from the exons ATGTTTAGCTGGCTTGGAACCGACgacaggaggaagaaggagcCAGAAGTCTTTCAGACGGTCAGCGATGGACTGAAGAAACTTTACAAAACCAAACTCCTGCCGCTGGAGGAGAGCTACAAGTTCCATGAATTCCACTCCCCGGCTCTGGAGGATGCTGACTTTGACAACAAGCCCATGGTCCTACTGGTGGGGCAGTACTCCACGGGCAAGACGAGCTTCATACG CTACCTGTTGGAGCAGGATTTTCCTGGAATGCGTATTGGCCCTGAACCTACCACGGATTCCTTCATCGCGGTGATGCACGGCGACACAGAGGGAGTCATTCCCGGGAATGCTTTGGTGGTTGACCCCAAGAAGCCATTCAGAAAGCTGAATGCGTTTGGAAACGCATTCCTCAACAG gtttgtgTGTGCCCAGCTGCCCAACCCAGTGCTGGAAAGCATCAGTGTGATTGACACCCCAGGGATTCTGtctggagagaaacagagaatcAGTCGAG GCTATGATTTTGCAGCTGTCCTGGAGTGGTTTGCAGAGCGAGTGGACAGGATCATATTACTGTTTGACGCCCACAAACTGGACATCTCTGACGAGTTCTCAGAGGTGATCAAGGCCCTGAAGAACCACGAAGATAAGATCCG GGTTGTGCTGAACAAAGCCGATCAGATAGAAACACAGCAGTTGATGAGAGTCTACGGTGCCCTGATGTGGTCTCTTGGGAAAATAGTTAACACCCCTGAG GTAATCCGTGTCTACATCGGTTCATTTTGGTCCCACCCCCTGCTGATCCCTGACAACAGGAAGCTGTTTGAGGCAGAGGAGCAGGACTTGTTTAAGGACATTCAGTCTTTACCAAGAAATGCAGCACTCAGAAAGCTCAACGATCTGATCAAGAGAGCAAGACTAGCCAAG GTCCATGCCTACATCATCAGCTCACTGAAGAAAGAGATGCCCTCTGTGTTCGGGAAAGAGAACAAGAAGAAGGAACTAATCGGCAGTCTGGGAGATATTTATAAACGCATTGAAAGAGAGCATCAGATATCACCTGGAGATTTCCCAAATTTGAAGAAGATGCAG GATCAACTCCAGGCTCAGGACCTCACCAAGTTCCAGCCTCTGAAACCCAAACTCCTGGAGGCAGTCGATGACATGCTGGCCAACGACATCGCTAGCTTAATGGTCCTTGTCCGTCAGGAAGAAACCCAGCGCCCTAACCCAGTTGTGAAGGGAGGTGCGTTCGATGGCACTTTGGACGGCCCGTTTGGTCACGGGTACGGAGAAGGAGCTGGCGAAGGCATCGACGAAGCCGAGTGGGTCGTTGCACGTGACAAACCGGCTTATGATGAGATTTTCTACACATTATCTCCCGTCAATGGAAAGGTGACAGGAGCCAACGCCAAGAAGGAGATGGTGAAGTCAAAACTGCCCAACACAGTGCTGGGAAAGATCTGGAAGCTGGCAGATATCGACAAAGACGGGATGTTGGATGATGAGGAGTTTGCGCTGGCCAATCACCTGATAAAAGTCAAACTGGAAGGACATGAACTGCCATCAGACCTGCCTGCACACCTCGTGCCCCCATCCAAGAGGAAAATACCTGAGTAG
- the LOC115037451 gene encoding monocyte chemotactic protein 1B-like has translation MMMMMMMKNPAVLVLCTVLISSLAILATQSTAGPDSCCFQFIAKPLSKKKVVSYTYTNMLCPVKAVVFKMASNHEICADPSQEWVKRITVVKKVGNRESN, from the exons atgatgatgatgatgatgatgaagaatcCCGCTGTGCTGGTGCTGTGCACCGTGCTAATCTCATCCCTTGCTATCCTGGCAACCCAGA GCACCGCCGGACCAGATAGTTGCTGTTTTCAGTTCATTGCCAAACCCCTGTCAAAGAAGAAGGTGGTGAGCTACACATACACGAATATGCTGTGTCCAGTCAAGGCTGTCGT CTTTAAGATGGCAAGCAACCATGAGATCTGTGCCGACCCGTCTCAGGAGTGGGTCAAGAGGATCACTGTCGTGAAAAAAGTGGGCAACAGAGAGTCCAACTGA
- the stum gene encoding protein stum homolog codes for MAHKEGEAEQGCVKTGDSLGAKTMAGAPTAGGGVVVEVREKKGPLRAAIPTMPFPLAVICLFLNTFIPGLGTFISAFTVLCGARSELISERGVCCVFWLNVAAALIQILTAVIMVGWIMSIFWGMDMVILAISDGCRDQGIPQDV; via the exons ATGGCACATAAAGAAGGAGAAGCAGAGCAGGGTTGTGTTAAGACAGGAGACAGTCTTGGGGCCAAAACCATGGCTGGGGCCCCTACGGCTGGGGGAGGAGTGGTGGTGGAGGTCAGGGAGAAGAAGGGACCTCTGCGTGCTGCGATACCCACGATGCCTTTCCCTCTGGctgtcatctgtctgtttctgaaCACCTTCATACCCGGGCTTG GCACCTTCATCTCAGCGTTCACAGTGCTGTGTGGAGCTCGCAGCGAGCTGATCTCCGAGCGcggtgtgtgctgtgtgttttggctaAACGTGGCAGCAGCTCTGATCCAGATACTGACGGCCGTCATCATGGTTGGATGGATCATGAGCATCTTCTGGGGAATGGACATGGTCATCCTTGCAA TTTCTGATg gctgTAGAGACCAAGGCATTCCCCAAGATGTCTGA